In Schizosaccharomyces osmophilus chromosome 1, complete sequence, the genomic window TTATTAGATTTAGTAGGAAAACTAATGAGAAAGACAAGAGGGGGTTATGACTaaaggaaacaaacaaaataaaaacaagaacGGTGCGAATATTAGCATTTTTCATGATCCGATTTTACTCGTAAAGGCCGGTTCTTgccttttcaaaaagactAGCAGTGTTGGTGTTTAATCTAGGGTTTGCAATGAACCACATAGGAATAAGGATGGCGCCAGCAAATCCAGTAGCTACACTGGTCAATATCTTCTGTACATTACAATAAGCAGCAATAATAGCCTCTCTAGTGTCAGAGCCTCGTGGATGCGCTAATTGTTGGGTTAGATTGCCGAAAATGGTAGATGCCTGGTCTTTCATATCATCAGGAAGCAACTTTTGAAGCTGTTTGGGCAAAACACTCTCCCAAATAGCACCAGAAATTGCACTTCCAATAGCACCACCAAGGGGGGTGATAGTTAATACTAATGCGGTTACAATAGCGAAATGTTTTCTCGCTACCACTGTTTGAACAGACACGACTAAAAGATTGGCAATAATACCACCACCAATACCGACTAAGAGTTGAGTCATTACAAGGTAGCCACGATTATACTGCTCACCTCGATAACGAATCATCAAACCCTGACCAAGAATATAGATGGGAACAGCGAAAATAAAGTAGAATTTAAATTGCTTATGAAAGCGAATGATGATTCCCAAGATACAGCCCGTAGTAGATGAAGTGAAAGTATATGTGTATGCAATGTAAGTAGCAGCTCTTACAGAAGTATAGTGAGCAACTTGCAAGAAACTAAAGTAATAGCCGTCCCAGCAATAGAAAGCCATATAGAAAAGAGCCGAAACAGCACAAGCAGCAGCTATGGTTGGTTCACGCATTAGGTCAAAGGGGATTGCAGGGAAGCTAGCGACGTAAATTTCGTATAACACGAAAGCTATGATGCAAACACCACCGACAACAATCATAACAATATACTTTGCGTCCCTCCATTTATCACCATTATAACTGGCTAAAGAGATTGGGAGTAACAAGAGAGAGAATCCGGCTGTCAGAAGAATAAGACCGATAATATCAAGCTTCTTGAAAAGAGTTATAATATCCATAGTCAAAGTATCCTTAAAAGCACCTTCTCTCCAACCTTTGTATTGATAATAGGCATAACATACGATAAATGGAAGAGCACAAACTGGAAGAATAATACACCACATTGCAATTCCCCATCTCCACTGGGATTTAAAGTTGCTACTAATTATGGGACCAGTCCACGTGGTGACcacaaaaggaaaatagGAGATACCGACTACAAGAGAACGATTAGCCATACTCGAAGAATCAGCGAAGAAAATGGTCATCACGAGTTCAAGGCCTGTGTAGCCAGCATTGTAAAGAACACTACCACCAGCATAGGTCTGGACATTCTTGGCTGTAGCGATAAGGATGAGGCCGATAAAATAGAGAAGGAGggcaaaacaaaaagcttcCAAACGACCAAAAACATCACAGATTCGAGCCAGAGGTGGCTTGATAACTGCACTGATAATATTATTGGCAGTACCGATGGTACCAAGCAAAGAATGACCATTAAACGCTGAAGTAGCGTAAGAAGTCAAACTAGAATAAGCTATCGACTGAAAACTCAGGGCGAAAAACATGAGAAATATGGAGAAGTAGGATAAGTAGTAGGACACAGGTGTCCAGTGTTGATTGAGGTATTCCGATTTGACGATACCAGCAAGCTCTCCCGCAGAGGAAGAAGGGATTGTGGAGACGTCGGCTGTTTGAAGTTTTTCGTCTTTCTCGCCAGATTGGGTATCAAAGCCATCAATTTGCTGAACACTTTCTTCatgattgtttttctctAATTGATCTTCTGGAGATGTTTTGTCGGTTGACCGCTTCTCAAACAAGGAAGGGAGCTGAAATTGTCGCAAGCGCATTTTAGattatgaaaatgaaaataattagGGATCCGTACCAGGAAATTActaaaaccaaagaaaaaagacgaTGCAATAGACGGTTGAAAGATGgtcttttgcaaaaacgGATATAAGTAGTAGAACAAAAGCAgatttaatttaaaaattgtatCGAAAACTTAGcgtaaaaaaacaaacacaaacacaaaacaagaaagaattaaGATCGTTAATAACGTTCCCAAAAGACAGTATGAGCACGCACTGAATAGCAGGAGTCTGATCTGATAAATGTGCTTATAAGCCGTCTCACGTTTTGAATGGGAGCGAGTAGATGATATATAAATTAAGCCTCGCAGGCTTACACTTGATATTTATCAGATGATATGTGACGGTTTTATGTAACGTTAAGCATAATCAGATAACTATTTGGTCCACAATGACATCAGTGACTGTTTTTTGGTGCAAGATACgactgaagaaaaaatatatgtaaacagatgaaaaaaaaaaagcgcaaaacgaagaaacaatccaaagcaattgataattgtatagaaaaagaaagactgGTGAGAAGGGGCATACTGTAACCCTGttgttgtttctttgagcaaaaaaattcacTTGTTTAGATGCACATTAGTTTTCACGTAGGTAAAAAACCTTATTTTGCTTGAAAGTAGAGACAGTAACGTCGTAACATACCTTAAATGAATGTATCCATTGCATCCAATGAGGGAAACCCCATCTTTAATCCTTTGGCTCTATGCACATGCATATCAAATGCTATACGTTTTTTAGAATACGGGGTCGTCGGCTCCTGAAAGGACAGACAAACAATCCATAAGTAGAAAGAGAAGGGTGGAGCCTAGAGCATcctaaaaaaaagcaaaaaaaaaaaaaaaaaaaaaggattagCGATGTAAAGAGTGACtagaaaatatataaaaatagaGATACAAAATATAGAGCTCTCAATTTCATCAAGTTTCCAATTGTAA contains:
- the str1 gene encoding plasma membrane siderophore-iron transmembrane transporter Str1, giving the protein MRLRQFQLPSLFEKRSTDKTSPEDQLEKNNHEESVQQIDGFDTQSGEKDEKLQTADVSTIPSSSAGELAGIVKSEYLNQHWTPVSYYLSYFSIFLMFFALSFQSIAYSSLTSYATSAFNGHSLLGTIGTANNIISAVIKPPLARICDVFGRLEAFCFALLLYFIGLILIATAKNVQTYAGGSVLYNAGYTGLELVMTIFFADSSSMANRSLVVGISYFPFVVTTWTGPIISSNFKSQWRWGIAMWCIILPVCALPFIVCYAYYQYKGWREGAFKDTLTMDIITLFKKLDIIGLILLTAGFSLLLLPISLASYNGDKWRDAKYIVMIVVGGVCIIAFVLYEIYVASFPAIPFDLMREPTIAAACAVSALFYMAFYCWDGYYFSFLQVAHYTSVRAATYIAYTYTFTSSTTGCILGIIIRFHKQFKFYFIFAVPIYILGQGLMIRYRGEQYNRGYLVMTQLLVGIGGGIIANLLVVSVQTVVARKHFAIVTALVLTITPLGGAIGSAISGAIWESVLPKQLQKLLPDDMKDQASTIFGNLTQQLAHPRGSDTREAIIAAYCNVQKILTSVATGFAGAILIPMWFIANPRLNTNTASLFEKARTGLYE